The genomic segment GGGTACCTTAGCCTACGAAGAAGGGCGTATCCTGGTTGCGCCAGGTTATGGCATTCAGATAGGTTTGTACTAACTCGCGCATTGCGCGTCGAGATGAATCCAATATAATTAGGAGGTAAGCATGCAGAACAACGCAAAAATCTACGGACGCCGTGGAGCACTCTCTAACACCTCAGCGCGTGACTATTTCGTCGGCCGGGACATTCTATCCGTGAAGCAATTCGACCGCGATCGCTTGGAGTATTTGTTCGCGCTCGCGGAAGAGATGCGCATCCTGGTGCAACGAGAGGGCTCGTCTAACATCTTGCGCGGGCGCGTCTTGGCCTGCCTATTCTATGAGCCGAGCACACGCACTAGTTCCTCATTTGTCGCCGCGATGTCTCGGCTTGGGGGAAGTGTGATTCCCATCAACGAGGTGCGCTTCTCGTCGGTCATGAAAGGCGAGTCCCTACCCGATACCGTGCGCTCGCTGGAATGCTATGCCGATGCAATTGTCCTGCGTCACCCTGAAGTTGGGTCGGCTCAAATCGCCGCCGACGCCGCGCATAAGCCGGTGATCAACGCAGGCGATGGCATCGGCGAGCACCCGACACAGGCTTTGCTCGACATCTTCACCATCGAAGAAGAGTTAGGCGGGATTGATGGGCTTACGGTGGGCATGCTCGGAGACCTCAAATACGGTCGCACGGTCCACTCGTTAACCCGTCTGCTCAGCCTTTTCGATGTCAAATTGCGCTTTATCTCGCCCGATTCACTACGCCTGCCCAGAGAACTGATTGAGGAACTGGACGC from the Chloroflexota bacterium genome contains:
- the pyrB gene encoding aspartate carbamoyltransferase — translated: MQNNAKIYGRRGALSNTSARDYFVGRDILSVKQFDRDRLEYLFALAEEMRILVQREGSSNILRGRVLACLFYEPSTRTSSSFVAAMSRLGGSVIPINEVRFSSVMKGESLPDTVRSLECYADAIVLRHPEVGSAQIAADAAHKPVINAGDGIGEHPTQALLDIFTIEEELGGIDGLTVGMLGDLKYGRTVHSLTRLLSLFDVKLRFISPDSLRLPRELIEELDATGIPYLETADLNKVIGELDVLYVTRVQKERFADPAEYEKVKDYYIITPDIMRRAKERMILMHPLPRVGEIDPEVDKDHRAAYFRQMENGMYIRMALLAAVLGKG